A single genomic interval of Salinarchaeum sp. IM2453 harbors:
- a CDS encoding class I adenylate-forming enzyme family protein: MTDTAPPESLRTVSQLLERKAAAYGDRTFFKCGQKELSFADIEQKTAKIANRLHEIGISSGDHVCLYLYNSAEYLLMYLAAMRLGAIVVPIDTRFTGDMLLNILNRVKGDAIFLDKHTHSEYEKIRGQQSAAPYEYYIGTPPQKTPYRSFDEFRGNDQRFSKGSPISSTDPGSVTFIQQQQTSQPKGVVLPQFSYINTGWESGQNLFNFTEDDCILTSLPLYSIFTFQLGIMGALITGSTFVLLKQFDPHQFWSKIREHDASVFLYLSRMLSVLYNQQDLEQYEENTVNFAIGHGFGFRNDENLIKNFEQRFDITVLEGYGTTQVGTIATYNRPDQRRIGSVGQVASFADVDIVDENDWSLPENETGEIVVRPTRNNTMMLGYHDNHGQAVRDCRNQWIHTGDIGYKDEDGYLFFVANKENSIYRGQIAGRISTLEIESVINSHGPVRECAVTGVSMQDDTEAVVAVVVPQENKEVTPPEIYRYCKQRLPYIKIPRYIDVRKELPRTPTGKIRTEVLNEISIKEAWDRDQGYEFSR; encoded by the coding sequence ATGACTGACACTGCCCCACCTGAGTCACTACGTACTGTCTCACAACTTCTTGAACGAAAAGCAGCTGCATATGGCGACCGGACATTTTTCAAATGCGGTCAGAAAGAGCTCTCATTCGCAGATATTGAGCAAAAAACAGCAAAGATTGCTAATAGGCTCCATGAAATCGGTATTTCGTCTGGAGATCATGTCTGTTTGTATTTGTACAATTCTGCAGAATACCTACTTATGTATCTAGCAGCGATGCGTCTTGGTGCCATTGTTGTTCCAATTGATACCCGGTTTACTGGAGATATGCTCCTAAATATTCTCAACCGAGTAAAGGGGGATGCCATTTTCCTTGACAAACATACGCATTCAGAATACGAAAAAATACGAGGCCAGCAGTCTGCAGCACCGTATGAATACTATATTGGGACACCACCGCAGAAAACACCGTACAGATCCTTTGACGAATTCCGCGGCAACGACCAGCGATTTTCAAAGGGGAGTCCTATCTCTAGCACAGATCCAGGGTCGGTTACATTTATCCAACAACAGCAAACAAGCCAACCAAAAGGTGTCGTGTTACCACAATTCTCATACATTAATACTGGATGGGAATCCGGGCAAAATTTATTTAACTTTACCGAAGATGACTGTATACTCACAAGCTTACCGCTATACAGCATATTCACATTCCAACTCGGAATCATGGGTGCACTAATTACAGGGTCAACATTTGTTCTTCTCAAACAGTTTGATCCACATCAGTTTTGGTCCAAAATACGCGAACACGATGCATCCGTGTTTTTGTATCTAAGCCGTATGCTTTCTGTGTTGTATAACCAGCAAGACTTAGAACAATATGAAGAAAATACAGTTAATTTTGCAATTGGACACGGGTTCGGATTCCGTAACGACGAAAATCTCATTAAAAACTTTGAACAGCGATTCGACATCACGGTTTTAGAAGGCTATGGGACAACACAGGTAGGTACGATTGCGACCTATAACCGCCCTGATCAGCGCCGAATCGGAAGTGTTGGACAAGTGGCATCATTTGCCGATGTCGACATTGTTGATGAGAATGACTGGTCATTGCCCGAAAATGAGACTGGTGAGATCGTTGTTCGTCCGACAAGGAACAATACAATGATGCTAGGGTATCATGATAACCACGGGCAGGCAGTCCGGGATTGTAGAAATCAATGGATTCACACTGGGGATATCGGGTACAAAGACGAAGATGGATATCTGTTCTTTGTTGCAAACAAAGAAAATTCGATATATCGTGGACAAATTGCTGGGCGTATTTCGACACTTGAGATTGAGAGCGTAATCAATTCTCATGGACCAGTTCGTGAGTGTGCCGTTACTGGTGTTAGTATGCAGGACGATACCGAAGCTGTTGTCGCAGTTGTCGTGCCACAGGAAAATAAAGAAGTGACCCCTCCAGAGATATATCGATACTGTAAACAGCGACTACCATACATTAAGATCCCCCGGTACATCGATGTCCGGAAAGAACTTCCGAGAACTCCAACCGGAAAGATCAGGACAGAAGTACTCAACGAGATCTCAATTAAAGAAGCATGGGATAGAGATCAGGGATACGAGTTTAGTCGATAA